The window GCGGGGGGCCTTGCTCGAACCTCATCCGCCTTTGTTGCTGCCTGGAGCAAGCCGCACCATCATGTCACCGATCCGCTCATCGCAGAAGCCCTTGCTTTGCGAGATGGAGTCATTTTTGGCAAGCTTCGAGGTTCTTCGCGAGTGGTGCTTGAAGTAGTTTGTCTAGAGCTGGTGCAGCTTTGGAACTCGCGACAATTTTTGTGCTCTGTCATAGCGCCTATTCTTCTCAAAATTGAAGGGCTAGCCTCAACTTTCCTTAGCTTTGATATTCATCATGTAGTGAGACAAGCCAACAATTcagcacctctgtgcaaagcatgtTAGCACATTGGGAGTGACTGATTGCTGGATGGACTCTCCCCCCGGTTTCCTAGTGACGAGCCTAATGGCTGATCGCGCTGGAGCCAATTATGTCTGAATAAAGCTCTatgtttcccgcaaaaaaaaagatagCTTGAACTGAATGCATGTGCTTTAGGAGGATGAATTCAAGCTAGGTACTACTTGGTTTGCTGATACAACATTGTATCAAGCCAGTCAAACATCTACCTTTTATTGCACCTTTTTTACGAACCAATTTGATCACTTTTTTGAGAGAGCAGAACTAACAGAGCTGAATTGGCGGGTAGTAGGAAGGAAAAGTGTCCTTGAGTCTCGTGTATGCTAGATTCTGACTCTATTGCTTTTGGAGTTGTATATGTTGTACCAAATGCTGGGCTTCTGACTAGGGGCCAAGGAACCTGAGCGGCACAGAATGGTCAGGACATTTTAACGGTGAACTAACTGTTTTAGGTGATATAGGGATGAAATGATGACTTTTGCTAATGCTTTAAGTTTAGATGAATACTATTTTCTCCATAGTTTTTATTGCTTGTACATATCTTCTATTAACTTCCTCATCATTTCATATTAAGATTTCTCTAGATGCTTTGTACAGTGAAAGTGTTGTATTTTGAGAACAATTGCCCTGTTGTCTGTCTATTCCAATCTAATGtttgtcaacttatttttttaaagCATGTTTGCCAACTCTTAGTTGTTTATATTTTTATTCTTCATGATACTTTTGTTCAGGTATTGTTTTCCTTTACTGTACCCTCTTTTGGTAACGCACGAGTTAGATGTACTCATATGTTCTATGCAAAAGATCCTTCATAGGAAAAAAAACAAGCTGATGTGTTTTGTTATATTGGGAAGCTACTAAACCCAAGCTACATGTTTTGTAGTCTTCAATACTTAATACCCTCCTATATTACTCAACATATTACTAATTTATTTCTGCAACAGAGATTCTTGCAGTACTTTCCTTTGTATGCAATGGGGAATCAGTCTCTTTGTTTATTTACCAACAGTTATTTGTGTGCTCTTAGCTGTTCATGCCTTTGTTTAacgttttatttttattatttaagtACCCAATCTTCTTATCCACTGTATATTGCAGTGGGTGGCAATGCAGATGAACCGTTCATGCTAATCAGCAGTGAGCTCCATCTCTAACATGCACGGGCTGTTTGCTTTGGCATGATCTTGGCACTGTTACGACTCTCTTGGTTTTTTTCCTATTCTTTTCAGTTCCATCCGTAGTTCAAATGATTTGAGCCAAAGCCAAACCCGTCGTGTAAAAGTTGTGAGAACGGATTTTGTTCAAGCGGGTCTGCAATGTTAGCTTTGAATGAGCAAGAGTGACAAGTCAAAGTGAAGATTTTCCAAGCCTCCTTTTTCATTTTCCTTGTAATTTTCTAGTTGCACACCTTTACCATATAATAATCTTTATTGTTATAAATTAGTTTGCAATTTATCGCATTAATCCTATAAGAAATACCACTTAGTTCTTGCCATCCTTATATGCAAATATTTCCATCGATGGAAGGGCGACTAAGAAATAACTTTTCTTCTTCAGTTTTATACATGGTTTCCTGTCATAACAAAATAACAAGCAAAAACTATCATTTAGATGATGTAGTATCACATTTGTATGATCTATATTTTGTAAAAGTGAAAAATATATGGATAACTTTTCCTaaaatcattttctatttttcatgcattgaTATATTTATGAAAACTTCTATTATATTACCGTACAAATAGACGAGCACAGCAACGCGTGCCCATGATCTAGTTCAGCTTAACATAGCCCCAAGTAGGACGAGTCCCACCTTCTCTCTTCACTTTTGTTTTTGGTGCAAAATTACACAGTAAACCTCAaatagacataattgctttgtgttGATGGTCGTGTGGGATTGTCATGTCCAAGCTTCCTCGCGTCCACCACAAGTACCAACATCCCATAGGCCATAGCTATTGtcaggtcactacaaaaaaagacaaaaCCTTTTTTAAGCAAGCTAAACGTTTAGAAAAATGGATCTATGAAAAAAGCACAAAAAAACACACATGAGCCTCACatgcttgtgaagaaattccaccaaaatttacaGGTTACGACAAGTGTCACAAATGCAGTGTGCCACTGGTAGCCACTAGAGAAAGTGGGAGTGACCTTTGAAAGGGATACCCCTTATCGACCTTCCGAGAACGAATgtctgttgtatgagatgctcatgttcgaaccgtgtccgagttgtcattgcACATTCCTCcgtgtttgccatgccgtcgacctgtgggaacccggtatccgggatcaccccaccatcgttTGCATGTTTTGCacatccacactttcttttgcaccgacatctcgacgagttttcggatcatcggaatgttaccGTGACACCATTTCCACTGTCGTATCCGTGGAACCCCTTTAGTTCCGCcacggtgaccaaatgcttcataacatgcttgtgtcagcattttcataaaacttgcatatgccatccgcatcatgataacaacatttaaaatgttaaaagttattgtttgcattaaattgctgaaagacatgtggggatttaccggaattgttgtttgttgtttccagcctcatttaaattgcctagataggtagttttgtcgtgcttcacctcttgccatgttaattaacatttaatattgttgtctaCATgaacgggagtgaactaaataattaaatgtggtgtttcgtcaatatgcaactcgttgcatattgagctccacttaaattgtagtgttgtttgttttcactttgccatgccatgcatatttaaaccggacatgcaccatacttgtttgtgcatcatgccatgtttatgtttgtgcatttaccatgttgtttgcttctttccggtgttgcttcttagttccggtaatgttatgaatgtgaggattcgtttgactacgcccgcttgtcttcttcatggatttgatcctcttcctagcgggatttgagGCAAgaagaccgtcaccttggatctcactactatctttgctatactAGTTGTCTCAAtgttatcgctatgtcgtgctacctaccacttgtttatcaagcctcctaaattgccataaaacaacctctaaccttttccaccttcctagcaaaccgttgtttggctatattaccgctttgctcagcccctcttatagcgttgctagttgcaggtgcagttgcaggttgttccatgttggaacatggatatcatgggatatcacattatctcttatttaattaatgcacatatatacttggtaaagggtggaaggcttggccttttgcctggtgttttattccactcttgccgccctagtttccgtcataccggtgttatgttccttgattttgcgtttctaACATGGACGGGGTTTATGGCCCcccccttaacagtttgctttAAATAAaattcttccagcaaggcccaatattggttttatcatttgcctaataacaactaaaacttgcataaggaccgactagcacccgaggactcttaattaaaaacccgggccagtgctcctcatgagtgttggtccaaaaacaGAGCACCTTGCGGCgcccccttggcaacttgggtctcAGCGACCGTAAGCTCCGCTCatccgtcgtggcctgagacgagatacgcgcgactactatcagggtgtcggcacgtcgggaggtcttgctggttttgttttaccattgtcgaaatgtcttatgcaCCGAGATCCCGAGTTTGATCGGGTtgttgtcccgcgatggaggattgtctctgcggATTATGAGCTTACCGTGGGCTAAGTTGAGACACACTTGCAGGgtttaatctttcaaaagccgtgcccgtggttatgtggcagatgagagtttttaatatccggttgtagagaacttgacaccagatccgaattaaaatacaccaaccgcgtgtgtaaccgtgactgtTTCTTTTCGAGTGAGtcaagaagagaacacggtggggttatgtttgaacgtaagtagtttaggatcacatcttgatcattactagtttgcgaatgttttcgtagtttctcatcttattcttgtactcgtaagttagccaccatacaatgcttagtgctgctACAGctcatccattccatacccattaagctttgttagtcttgatacaTATGGTAATGGAATTGTTGagccctcgtggctcacagattactacaacaacagttgcatgtacaggtaatgcgatgatctaacGCGAGTGCGATGCttacttgtttggagttcttcttctgcttctttgatcaagggatatAGGTTCTGGGTCaggagcctgggctagcagggtggatgtcattcctcttttttgtttgatttcatccatggtcggatcctgctcttctgtatgatgattgctatgtattgatgtattgtttgtattgatgttgtagcttgtggcgagtgtaagcctttatcttgtactcacatctattcagtacatggtatgttgtaacgatatccaccttgctatgcgctcgaaatgcgattgtgccccaatcatgaattcatcacgtgattgggatagaatcgcatcttgggcgctacaacaACCCATCGACCAATGTTAATATATTACTTTAGCTATGATTCATGCTTGTGACGTGTGGGTACTATAGCTACACACTAATCAACAAGACTCCTTTGAATGCTTTATGGAGAATAATTGATGTCGTAGATAGAGACAATGCACTTTAAGATGATTGTTCTGTTGCAATTTTTTGTGTATTAATCCATCTACTTGCTTTTGTGCATCGTCGATGGCGTCCTCACTATGCAAGGGAGCATCTTCACAAGCGACAAGATGGCGATGTTGCAAGAGGGCACACCCCTCCGGCTAGTGGTGCTTCGTGAGGCAGTCCGACAATGTGGTCGTCATTTGAGGTATATTGCATCGGTTGGGCGCAttgaaagaggaagaaggaagaacaaAATCACTAGTTTGTAATTTATTTTTTAAAGCTTTTTAAGTTTAAAAATCACATTTTAAGAAAGAACAAGAATCAATAGTTCTTAAAATGTGATTCTTAAAGTGGTTGGACCTAATCAAACCTTAAGATGTGGTTTGATGCAAAAATCATCTTGGATGGTCGCGTGTCACCATCACATTCCTTCATCACCACCATGTTAAAATCAAATTGTCACTACCTGTTATTTAGGGCATGCTTCCAATCACCGTCGCTACCAAACCGGATGACCAACATATTACTCCCTGTATCCTTGAACTACCATCATGATGCAATCCCCGTGCTCTTTGCAAGGCCCTTTCGAAAGCATGAAGATGAGCGATCCAGGGGAGAAAACTTTTCCCACTTTGATCACCTTGGCGATGATCGGGATGGGACCAATGGAGACAAACCTGTCCGTTTCCTTCTCCGTAAGAACCAACCCTCCTAGCCACACTAAGAACGCCCTCCCCGTCGAATATTTCCCATCAACAAGTGACTTGGACATCTTCCTGCTCGAGTTCTCGTTGGTCGCCATCTTCGTCGGTGTTTTCATCCTTGAGGCTTTGTTTGGTAGCACAAGGGAGATAACCTAGGGCCACATACCCCTAAGGGGAATTTTCACGAGCACATGGGGAACCCGCACCAACGACGGGGGAGATTTTTGCTCCCATTTAGCAACAAAGGGGAGGAAATCCCTACGACCAAAAGAAAGATCACGCTCTTGCAGCTAAAGGTGTGTATGTTGTAGCAGTTAAAATATAGATCCGCGCAAGGAAGCTGGTTAAAAAACTAAGTTGCATCTGCAATAAGAAATCGGTGTTGCAGCTTGGTGTGGCATCCATATCTACGTAGGGAAGCTGTTGAAGAAGCAATTGTCGCCAGATTCGTGCAGGGAAGCTGCTGGAGGAGGAGCTGCCGCCCGATTCATTCCAGCAAAGAAAGATGATGAGCTGCTCACGGCACAGATCCGCAATTTGGAAGAAACAGGAGGAGGATCCGCCACCGAATCCGTGCAAGGAAGACAAGGAAAAGGTCACTGAAGCCGCGAGAGGAAGTGAGACACGAGCTAGATGGAGGCAAAGAAGGTCGCGCGAGAAAGAAGTCAAAGTCAGTATGGGTGGAGGCGCGCGATCGCGAGAGAGACAATGATTTtctcccctccccccacccccacgTCCTGAGACGTGGATTCTTTCCCATGGAAAACACGTGGATTGAGGCGAGAAACCCCTAGATGAAGGGCGTCCAAATGCGCATATGGATCAAACTGGCGCTAACTTGGCCCGTGGACGGGCCACCCGGGGTTTCGGCTGGGATCTCGGGAGGATCCCTGGCTACCAAACGAGTCCTGAGGATGTCGTTTCTCCACCTCTGTTCCGCGACACCATGAGCAACTAGCAAGAAGAGAAAGCGCAGTCTCCTCGTTCCGATCGTCAGAGTTCACCACCACCCCTGgttgaaaccctaaccctagccatccGCTTGCCGATCACCTAAGCAAATCGCCACTCGGAAGTTTGTAAGGTTTTCCGTGGTGGACCCGCTTAGTTCATAATTTGGAGTTCTTTTTGAATTGTGCTTAATATAAGCTGCTAAATAAAAGAAAAGGCGAAAAGAAGTGGACCAGAAATCCCCAtcgtcttccttccttccttgtttTACTCGCCGCCGGTAGGGGTACGCCTCTTTACTCCCCGCCGACGCTCGCCGTACTCTCCTCAGTCCGACCCACCGGCCCATCCCACCGCGGCTCGACCTGCCGCTGCCGGTGccctacctctcctcctccgccacctcctctgCCCTTCACGCGCCGCCATCGCCGTTTCCCCTCCCTGCCTGTCTCAGCCCGGTCCGCAATTCCGGCCTCTGATTTCTGAGGTAtatgcatccatccatccatgattAGTTAAATTCCATTGACGCCATCGAGAAATTCTTGGTGCACACCGGATCCGCCCCTGTCCTGTCCCCAGTAAAGGAAGcaactttttttcttgttttttttttggTGGTGGTTAGGGGGCTTGACTTCTTATGAAATTTTGTCAGAGAAAATCTGTTTTAATTGGGCTTCTCCTTGTTTTTGCAGTTCAGAATGGGGAACATGCTCACCTTCATGCTTGGAACAACTGCAGTGGTGAATCATTGCCATCCAAGGCAACTCCACCCAggaggaggcagcagcagcagcaggatagCAGGCCGTCAGTTTGAACCGCTGATCATTCTGGCTTTCAGGGCTATATCTGAGCACATAGTACGTAGTGAAGCGTTCTGTCGAAAGCAGATATCGAGCGGCCGGTTTCAATTGCTGACCATTCTGGTTTGCGGAGCAACCCGTGCAGAGGGAATTACAGCAAACGATCCATTCAAACTGTGTGGCATTCTCATCTGTGGAGTTTTGTCTGACTACATCAGTCATGGCGCAGAGGAACCAGCGGTTGATGTGCTTGGAGACCTTCCAGAGGTACTATGCTAAAATCTCGTGCTCCAGCCCGCCGTCTGTTGGTTGCAGATTACTAATTTCTACCTGTGCGCAACTACAATATATTTTTTGTTCTGCAGGACGTGTTATGCACAGTTTTGTCAAAGTTGTCTGTGGAAGAGGCTGTAAGAACCAGTGCCGTCTCAAGGAAATGGAGATACTTGTGGACAGTTTGTCCTAAACTGAGTTTCGATGGAAATACAATGTGTGGCAAGAAATATCATGAGAAAAGAGTGTATAATCTAGTGTTCAGTCACATTGTTAATAGGGTCCTGAGACAGTGCCGTGGCAAGTTGGTTGAAGAGCTTGAAATCAAAATTGAGTTGAACTGGATGTTGGTTGAACATCTTGATAATTGGGTACGTTTTGCTGTATCATCAGGGACAAAGGCACTAGTTCTTGATTTAGCATCAGAAGGGCGTCAACCCCCAGGTTGTGTTGATTGGTACAAATTCCCGCTTGACCTTTTAGACAAGGATAGTATACACCGTCTACAGAAACTTCATCTTAGCTTTGTAGATTTCCAGCCACCGATGCATTTTAGTGGTTTCCCTAACCTAAGGAAGCTTGATCTGAGCATAGTGAATGTCAGTGGGAAGGATATTCAACATATGTTGTCAAACTGCTGTAACCTAGAGTGGCTGAGTATTGTTAGATGCCATTTCAATGGTGAACTAAAGGTTAACGGCCCACTGCCTCACCTGCTATACTTGAAAATTGCTTCCTGCAGATTAACAAATATAGCATTCCATGCCGTGAACCTTGCGACTTTCGAATACAGAGGAGTGGCGGTGCCTATTGACCTCGGTAAATCATCGGAACTGAAATTTGCAAACATATATTATTTTGGAGACACTCTTGAGCACACTATTACCGTGCTTGCTAAAGTTCTTACAAGTGTGCAACATCTGACCCTCAATGCAGGCTGTAAATCACCAGAGGTTTGCTCTTCGACCAACTTTTATATCGTGGATCATCCCATTATATTATATTATCGTGGCATGACCTTTTGGTTATCTATCTTTCAGGTTCCCTGTTTGATGTCTTACCCATGCAACTTTTCTCGGATGACAAGTTTACAATTGAGCTTGGACTATGTCAACGAATTCGACAGCTTGTCACTGGTCTCCTTTTTGAGGTCTGCTCCTTTAATTGAGAAGTTAGAGCTGCACGTAAGTACCCATATGGTTTTTTGGCTGATAGTCTATACATTTCTTATTAGTATTACTACATTATAGCTTCTGTCAAGGCAATACACATCTCATTTTTTAACCATAGAAATGTCATGCTTACAACTGAAAAGCATATTTGTCCGAGTATAAAACGTGATGAGCCAAGTTTCAGTTTAAATCTTTCATAAACTAAAATGACAGTTTAATAAACTCTGTCAGCAACTTGGTCACGTACTCAGATTATTCATTGACATTTGATTATAGATAAAATGAACAACAGATTAGTCACAATCCTTCTCACTTTATTTTTGGTTGTAAATTGTAGTTTTGTAACGCTGCTTATGTGCGCCTGGTACAAGAGCCTGAACCTATGAGGAAGCTTTCGGAGCGTCTGTTCAGCAACATGAAGAGCCTGCATATTACAGGTTTTGAAGCATGCAAGGGCGAAGTTGAGTTCCTTCTGCACGTGGTTGAAAATGCCCCTGCATTGGAGTTGTTATGTATAGATCACTCATATCAATATCCAATAGAAGGCTTTCGCAAGGACAAAGAATTGGATGTTGACTTGCTTCATACAACTACTAGAAGGCATCTTAAAGGAAAAATTTCACCCAACTGCACCTTGATTTTACTTTAAGGGATTATTAGTTGGTGTAGGGATGTATAGCCAGGGATGGAAATCCGATGTGGTATCCTGAAACATGTTTGCACGGTCTACCCGCTATTTACTTGTGCTTTGTGACTAGTTTTGCACATTATATATTGAAGAGGATGGACCCTCATGAAGATACAATGCAAGAGTTGTGCCGCTGACATGAAGAGAGATGGAACTGTTTGTAGTTCGTTTCATGTTCTTGTTTCATTTCTTAGTTTGGTTTGGCTGGCATTAACAATTAACAATGATGGTGCCATTTCTGTCTCTTTGAGACAATAATGTTGGTGAATGGAGGATTCGGCCACTCTTGTAAGCATCAACACTGTAACTGGGTACATAACATGGATAAGCACTGCAGCTATTTTTGATTTACTTTTGTTGGCAATGATTTCTGAATGTTATGCAAAACACACCGTTGCTGCATCTGTCACTCTACTTTGCAGTTGCAGGTGTCTGTCTCAAAATTTGGTGTAAATCCAACTACGTACATGCTAACAACACATAGTTGCCGCCCACACTTGACCTCATCTGTCTCCTAGTTTCTGCTATCTATCCGAACACATGAACATGAATGAATGCAGCTATGAATATACTCAGTAAATGAAGAGCGCGAGTGTATCTACTCTATGATAAACGACAAGATCGGACCTCGGCGAAAGAGCGACGGACGTGCTCTGGAACCGGAACACATAAGGATGTTGTTGATGATGAGAGCCTCCTTGCGAGGGAGGTGCGGCGGCACATCGACAACCACCGTCGACGTCTTGACGCTATCCCAGCCCCGGATCATCGCTCGTGCCTCATCAGCACTCGAAACAAGCACCGCCTGGACGCTCTCCTCGGAATCAACCTTGCCATCGGCAGCATCATCACTCGGCGTAGTCAGAGCTACAATGGCAGCAGCACGCGCAGCGGCGGCGGCATCGCGCATCTCGAGCATCCTCATCATGGCCAGGACGTGAATAGTGATGATGTACACGGTGCGGTCGAGGGCCAGACGAAGGGCGATCAGCGCAGGGGTCGGAGCAACGACTCGACGTCGAGCCGGGAACCTCGCGAGAGCGTGGCGGATCAGTAAGTGCACGCCGTCATcagcggctgcggctgcggctggGGTCGGAGCACACGGGCGGAGCCTGGCGGGTGcacgcgggggcgggggcgggatgCCCGCGTGGGCCTCCTCGGTGCCCGATGGGAGAAGACGGAGGCTGAGAGGCCGGAGAAGACCGACAAAATCTAGAAGGGCGGCATCCTTCTCGCGGGGAATCGCGGACATGAGCCGGCGCAAGGCGAGGTAGAACAGCACGCCGAGGACGGTGGACTTGGCGCGGGCGCTCGGGGTCGGCGGAAGAAGCCGTCGACACTGGTGCTCTGGAAGGCGAAGGAGGAGCCGCAGCGCGAACGGCTCCGTCGGCGGCGGAGCGACGCGGCGTGCCCAGTGGACCAGAGCGCCAAAAATAATCCTGTCCAACTGCTCGCGGGCGTCGACTGGACCCGCGGGAGGCGCTGGGGCGTGGAGTGCAGCGGGAGGCGCCGCCGCGTCGACTGGAGCGGGCagcgcgcccgagcggatccgagcGAGCGCGAGGCGGAGCAGAGCCATGGGGAGGAGGGGCGGAGCGACCGCGAACGGAGGCGTCGGGCCGCGAGGGAGGCGGAGGATCCCGGCGGAGAGGACGGCGGCGAGGATGCTGCTGGCCTCCGCGGGCTGCGTGGCTGGCGGCGGGAGGAGTACTCGAGCTGCCTCGCGCGCCAGGAAGCAGAGGAAGTCGAGGGGGGCGTCCGGTGGGAGGCCGCGGCGACGGCGGTGGAGAAGCCAGAGGAGGCGGCGGAGCAGGCGAGCGACGAGctccatggctgccggcggcgagctgttGGTACTCGGCGGTTACGGTGGGCGGGAGGGTTCTGATTTTGGGGGCACGGGCGGGGATTTCGTGTTTTTTTTTCCTTCAGGGAACGTGGTAATTATATTTAGATGGGAAAAGATTACTCGTGCTCTGTTTTCTGGCCTTCAATCAAATCAAATTGGGATACAAATTTCCCTTCAATTCTTGTTGGAGACAATTTAATTTGTATACAAAAAAATGCCCGGCAAACAAAACTGTTTCCTGTTGGCTTCATATGTTGAAGGTTTCATTTCTACATATCGTTTGGGTATGTTTTGACAAAAGAAAATTCGAGTCCTAAAGTTCTTAACCCCGTGGTTAATGAAGGAACCATTATATTGTTATCAAGGTTACCTCGTGGCGGAAACACTCCGGTGTTTAAAGTTGTCGCCCTGTGAATTTTACACCTGAATTTTACAACCGGATGTTGAGACGCTGCTTGCGAACTATCGCCAGCAGATGTTGGTGATGACCCTTGCCGTGAAGGAGCACGAAGATGAGAACCGAAAGAGGCGGCGAGGATCGACCATCGGCCGTCTTTGCATTCCTCGGAATCGCCATCTcgggaacgagatgttgatgcaagactacttcgcGGAGAATCCAACATATCCGCCGCACCTCTTTCGGAGAAGGTACCGAATGTGCCGATCTCTCTTGTGAAAATTGTTCAAGCTTGCGAGGCCAATTGTCGGTATTTTACTAAAAGAAGAAATGCCGCGGGCTtgaagggatttagtgcatatcaaaaaatctcggCAGCTATGAGGGTAATTACATATGGCATTCCGGCTGACTATGTCGATGAGTaccttcgcattggtgaagataccACAATTGAGTCAGTGCGTAGGTTTGCCGAAGTGATCGTCCGTGTATTTGGTCCTGAATATCTTCGGGCACCCAACGAGGAAGACACAAAAAAATTGATGGCATCTAATGAGATAAGAGGTTGGCCtgacatgctaggtagcattgaatGTCTGCATTGGACTTGGAAAAATTGTCCGAAGGTGATGAGGACATATCGACCATTGAAACGACACCAATCATCCTTGAACAAACTCTAAGTTGTGACAAACAAGTAGATGATCAGATGCAACACAATTCAAAGGTGAAAGCTACAAATGAGGATTGCATCATTTCTTTGCATGGATATTATCTACTTCCCTTCTATTTATCTTTTGCAGATCAAAGAGAGTCGAGGACGACTCTTCATCAAGGGAGGGAGGATGATGAGCACATGGGTACATCATACATGCCATTTCATATAAGTGCACAATTTAGTTGGAAAAAATTACTAAGCCGAATCAAGCAAACACATGGctaggtgaacgctaacttaagttcatACCACAATCTTGAACATATGGCTGCACTTTCATCcccattgttgttggttgaacttaggtatcacaTGTAAGAAATCCAACATCCTATGAGCTCTTTAAGCAACCGGTTTGGAGGAACAAGTTTGAagaaaacaagtttcaagtgaagctgatgCTGTTAGTTTTTACCTTTGATGTTTCGTGGTGGCACACCCATATGGTGGAGAGACGTGGCAATAGGGTTACATCAACAGAAGCTaaatcaaattatctttccaatgcaaaaaacctcacaccatttggagttgtgagtcaaaagtactagtcattctcgtggaaggttTCCAGGCTGTCAGGGCTTCgcgaatttccgaggagctcttcaacaactcccaaagttgactgcttattccCCCAAGGAAAAGCCATGCAAATCTgct is drawn from Triticum dicoccoides isolate Atlit2015 ecotype Zavitan chromosome 4A, WEW_v2.0, whole genome shotgun sequence and contains these coding sequences:
- the LOC119287307 gene encoding F-box/FBD/LRR-repeat protein At1g13570-like; amino-acid sequence: MGNMLTFMLGTTAVVNHCHPRQLHPGGGSSSSRIAGRQFEPLIILAFRAISEHIVRSEAFCRKQISSGRFQLLTILVCGATRAEGITANDPFKLCGILICGVLSDYISHGAEEPAVDVLGDLPEDVLCTVLSKLSVEEAVRTSAVSRKWRYLWTVCPKLSFDGNTMCGKKYHEKRVYNLVFSHIVNRVLRQCRGKLVEELEIKIELNWMLVEHLDNWVRFAVSSGTKALVLDLASEGRQPPGCVDWYKFPLDLLDKDSIHRLQKLHLSFVDFQPPMHFSGFPNLRKLDLSIVNVSGKDIQHMLSNCCNLEWLSIVRCHFNGELKVNGPLPHLLYLKIASCRLTNIAFHAVNLATFEYRGVAVPIDLGKSSELKFANIYYFGDTLEHTITVLAKVLTSVQHLTLNAGCKSPEVPCLMSYPCNFSRMTSLQLSLDYVNEFDSLSLVSFLRSAPLIEKLELHFCNAAYVRLVQEPEPMRKLSERLFSNMKSLHITGFEACKGEVEFLLHVVENAPALELLCIDHSYQYPIEGFRKDKELDVDLLHTTTRRHLKGKISPNCTLILL